The Thermodesulfobacteriota bacterium region CACCCCGGTGAGCCCGCCGATGGTGAAAAGGAAAATAAGGGCCAGTGCATAGAGCATAGGCGTCTTAAGGTCAATCGAGCCTTTATAAAGCGTGGCCGTCCAGTTGAAGACCTTTATTGCCGTTGGAATGGCTACGAGGAAGGTAAGGAAAGAAAATATGGTCGCCGCCACCTCCGATATACCGCTCACAAACATGTGATGCGCCCACACCAGGAAGCTGATTAGTGCTATGGCCAGGCTGGAATAGGCAATGGCCTTATAGCCGAAAATAGGTTTCCGGGAAAAAACCGGCAGAACCTCGGAAATCACACCGAAGGCCGGAATAATCATGATATAAACCGCCGGGTGGGAATAAAACCAGAAGAAGTTCTGGAATAGAATCGGGTCCCCACCCTTTGCCGGGTCGAAGAATCCGATTCCAAAGACCCTCTCCATGATGAGTAGAAGAAGGGTAATTCCAACCACCGGGGTGGCCAGAAGCTGGAGTATAGCCGTGGCATAGGAAGCCCATATAAAGAGGTTTAAGCGATGCCAGGTCATCCCCGGGGCCCTAAGCTTGTGTATGGTTACGATAAAGTTAAGCCCGGTGAGAATAGATGAAAAACCGAGCACGAATATTCCAGTAGTAAGGAGGACCACATCGGTTCCGGTCTGGATGCTATAAGGGGTATAAAAGGTCCAGCCGGTATCCGCCGGTTTTAAAAGGGAGATCAAGAGAATGGCTGTCCCCAGCAGGTAAAGCCAGTAACTCCCCAGATTGAGTTTTGGGAATGCCACATCTGGCGCCCCTATCATCAGGGGAATGAGGAAGTTGCCGAAACTCGCTGCCAGACCGGGAACGATGAAGAAGAAAACCATCACCGTGCCATGAAAGGTGAAGAGTACGTTATAGGTATGTGCGTCGACTATGGTTTTACCAGGAGAAATCAGCTCCAGCCTCATTAGAAGTGCGGCCACGCCGGCTATGAGGAAAAAAGTAGAAATGGAAACGAGATACATTATTCCTATGCGCTTATGGTCGGTCGAAAGTAACCAGGAGAGTAATCCCTTCTTCTCCAGGTACGGAACGTATATGGTCTCGGCAATGGTGTGATTTGCCATGACAAATTCCCTCCTAATTTTATTTCCTAACTACCTAGGCAAAAATTAAAATTTCGAAACAAGGTTCATCCAAGCAGCAAATACCAAATCACAAACAAATACTAATCTCCAATTTTAGATTCTGGATAAAAGAAATATTCCTTTCGTTTGAAATTTGTAGCTTCATTATTTCAAGGTTTTGATATACGCAATTAATGCTGAAATCTCTTGGTCGCTCAGAATTCCCTTAAAAGACGGCATTACCGGCTGGTATCCTTGCACTATCTGGGCGCCCGGCTCCAATATTGCCTCTCGTATGTAGTTTTCATCTGCGGTGACGGTCGAGCCATCCTGAAGGGTTACCTCGTGTCCAAAGAGCCCCTTCCAGGAAGGACCTACTAATTTGGTACCGTCGATACTGTGACAGGCATTACAACCCCTTTCTTTGTATAGCTTTTCACCCTGCTCGGCCGGGGGAAGGGATGCCACTGCTCCCACTCCATCTGCCTCCTCACCCCTTTCCCACCTATCGTATGCTTCCGGACTCATAACGTAAACCTTGGCTAACATAGCCGAATGCCCGGTCCCACAATACTCGGCGCAAAACATGTCGAAGATCCCCACCTTGGTCGGGGTGAACCAAAGTTGGGTGTACATACCTCCGACTAAGTCCTGCTTTACCCGGAATGCCGGGACAAAGAAGCTGTGCAACACATCGTCTGACCTCATGATCATCCTTACCGGCCTGTCAAGCTGCACGTAAAGCTCATTTATCGTGGTTTTACCGTTTTCGTACTGAAATTGCCAGAGCCACTGCTTTCCGACCACATTCACCTCGACGGCGTCCTCCGGAGGCGTCCTCATCTCCCTGAAAATCACGAAGCCATAAACGAATATAATTATTACCAATATCGAGGGTATAACCGTCCACAGGGTCTCTAGAAAATGATTCCCGGTTATGTATGGAGTTTCGTCATCTTCGCTTCTCCGCCTGTACTTTATGGCGAAGTAAACAAGACCAACGGTGATAAGGATGAAGAAAAATACGGAAATGATAGTAATAAACCATATGACCGTATCCACTTTGCCCGCAAAATTGGATGCCACTTCAGGAAGCCAGTTCATCTTTAGCCTTTTTAAACCTCCATGGACTGTTAATTTATTTTTTTTCTCTCTTCCACATATAGGCCAGAAACACAGTTAATGATAAGAGCGTAACCACCCCGCCTGCCTTCACCACATTCAACGCCTTGAGGGCGTATTTTTTGCCCACCGGGTCAAACTCATAGCAGAAAAGTATCACCTTATTTACCAGCTTTGAAGAACCGATCTCGCCGTTAGATGCCTCGATTAAGGCGAGCTTGAGGTCTTTGGGCTCGAATTGCACCCCGTATAGGTATCGAGATATTTTTCCGTCCGGGGTGAGCACTGTTATAGCCATAGGATGGGCAAACTCTTCCCCATCCTTCTTGTACTTGAACCCTACTGACTGGGTAAGCTGTCTTATATTTTCTTCATCCCCGGTCAGGAAATGCCAATTCCCCTTTGGAAAATGGTCGTTTCGTAATCCATGGTAGTAACTAACTGCCTTTTCCTTGGCTAAGGCGGGCGTGTCATCGGGATTGAAGCTTACGGCTATTATCTTGAAGTCGTTACCCAGTGAGAGGGAGGATAAATCATTAATGGAATTCTTAACCCCGTCCAGGATAAACGAGCATACCCGGGGGCAACTGTAATACACCAATGCTAGAATTACCGGTTTACCCTCGTTGAAGAAATCCCCAAGCCTGACCTGCTTGCCCTCCTCATCATAAAAAGTAAGGTCTAGCGGTAAGGGTTCGGCCAGTTTTTCATCAACTCCTACTTCCTTTAAATCCGCTGTGTTGGTAATTGCAAATGCATAAGAGCAGGAAACCAGGACCGAAAGGGTGATAACAACATCTTTTAAAAGAGAAAAAAACTTAAGCATCTAGCACAAAATACCCCCAATCTAACTTAACCCGGCGGGTCAAAATTACACAAACCCACTTGTCTTTACCCACAACTTCTCCATATTTTGCCATTGACATATCTAGAGATTAGAATCCAACTATATTTTACTGAAAAAAATCCGGGGTAAAAAACACAAAAATCACTAAAACTTTTAGATTGTATCTGGATATTCCCTTCTGTCAAGAATACTTCCGAAGCGCATACCGCCCGGAGCTAACACTGGCTTAAAGGCGATGAAATAAACTTAGCCAAACGTAAAATTTGCCCCGGTTAATCAATGTTTTTTTCTTGAATTTATGTTAGTCGTAAAGCTATTAGCCTCCTGCTGCAAACCGTGCAGTCTCACATGTCATTTCGAGGAGCCCCTTGGGGAATTTACACTGAATGTAACGAATGTACTCGAGACCAGGCTCAGTACGAACGGGTTTTTTATTTCATTAATGATTATCAGCGGATATACATCCGCTTATCCTGAACCCTGAGCATCGCTGAAGGGTCGAAGGATGCAGACGTTGTCATTCCCGCGCAAGCGGGAATCCAGTTTTTCAAAAGATGGATCCCCGATTAATGCATTCGGGGATGATACGTAGGCAGGAGCCCCGATCTGAGGTATCCGTGATCCAATCGATGATCAAGCCTGTCCTAATTCCTGCTTTGTCGAAGGATTGAAGGGAAGGATCAGGGAAACGTAATGTTAATACTGCACATTCGCTTTTCTCATTGCAGGCTCGGCGAATGTGCTCGCAATGACAGCGGAAGCCCTTTGGCCACATGGAATTTTCGAGTTAAATCATGAACCCTAGGAGATCTGCTTCTTGAAACGCTTGACTGCTAGGAGAAATAGTAAAAGACCCATGCCGCTTAGCACGATGATATCTATACCCAAATCTACCGCCCCGGCGGCGCGGAGTATGATTCCCCGAAGAATGTTCATGTAGTATGTAGTAGGTATCAGAAAACTCAGAGCATAAAAGATATCCGGCATGGTAAACCGGGGGAAAATATAACCGGAGAGGAAAATGGACGGCAGAAGGGTAGCCACGGCTATCTGAATGGCTTCGGTCTGTGTCTTTGCGCGGGAGGAGATCAAGAGCCCTATACTCAGGTTTGTGAATATGAAGACCAGGGTCAGAGCGAGCAACAGAAAAACATTACCGGCTACATCTACTTTAAAGACCACGGACATAATCAAGAAAAGAAAGCATGCCATCAAAAACCCGAGCACAGTGTAGGGAATTATCTTCCCGAGCAGAAGGCCGAACTCGGATAGCGGTGTGACCATAAGTTGCTCGAGGGTCCCCCGTTCCCTTTCCCGAACGACGGAAAAAGCGGTAAGAATGATCGTTGACAGTTGTAGCGCTACTCCTATGACACCGGGCACGAAGAAATCCTGGCTTCTTAAATCGGGGTTATATAGAATTTTTGGACGGGTATCCAAAGGCATATCTTTGATGCCCTTACCGGACTCTCTTAATAATTCTTCGAGTGAATTTCTAAGAGCAAGATTACTGGTCACGTTTAGCGCCTGAGCGGCGATGGTGTTATCCGAGCCGTCTATCAGGACCAGCACGTTGGTCGGTTTGCCATGGGCCAGGTTCTCCGAGAAGTCGGGAGGTATTTTTATACCGACATATTTGCCCCCTCCAGTTAACGCGTTAGCAAGTTCCTTTTCCGAGTGAACCTCCGCCACGAAGTCGATATACTGGGTATTCCTCATCTGGTCCAGGAATTCCCGGCTCTGGCGGCGCTGGTCTTGGTTGTAGAAAACAGCCGGTATGTGCTTTATATCCGTGTTAATGGCAAAGCCGAAGACTATGACCTGTATGAGGGGCGGGAAAAACGCAAAAAATAACGCTATCGGGTCTCTCATCAACTGAAGAACCTCTTTATAAAGGATTCCCTTAAAACCACGGAACCTGGATTTAATGGACATTATTGTTCGAACTCCCCGACTTTAATTTGGTAAGGGTGACGAAGACATCCTCTAAACTCGGCAGTATCGATCTTATCTCGATGTGTTTTAAGCCTTCTCTTTCCAGCACCCTATACAATTCCTCTTCCTTGAATGAGTCCTCCACGAGTAGATGAATTGCCTGGCCAAATATGGTCGCATCGCGTACGCCAGTTAACTGGTTAATTCTTCTGAGACCAACGGTAGCTGGTTCGCAGTTGACCTCGAGTCTTTTGTATCCGGCCGGGTTTACCTCGGGCAGTTCCTTAAGCTCATCCGGCGCGCCAACCACTATCAGATTTCCCGAATATATGTATCCGACGTGGCTGCACCTTTCCGCCTCATCCATGTAGTGAGTGGTTACGAAAAGGGTGATACCCTGTCCCGACAAATCGAATAGCAAATCCCATAGCTCTCTCCTAGCCACCGGGTCAATCCCGGCCGTTGGCTCGTCCAGAAAAATCAGCTCGGGCTCGTGGAGCATGGCGCAAACGAGCGCCAGCCGCTGTTTCCAGCCGCCGGATAAGAGCCCGGCACGCCGCTTTAGATAAGGTTCAATATGTGTAAGTGAAAACAATTCATCACGTCTTCTTCGAAATTCCTTCCCTTTAACACCATACAACTGTCCATAGAAGTTGATATTTTCTTCTACGCTTAGGTCCTCATAAAGGCTAAACCTCTGGGACATGTAGCCTATATGGCTTTTAATCCCTTCGGGCTCCTTTACGATGTCGAATCCGAGTATATTAGCAGTCCCGGAGGTGGGCACGAGAATACCGCAGAGCATTCTTATTAGGGTGGATTTCCCCGACCCGTTCGGGCCGAGTAGTCCAAATATATTGCCCTTTTTTACGTCTAGAGTTACGCTATTGACGGCGGTAAACGAGCCGAATTTCTTGGAAAGATTTTTTACCTTAATCGGTGTTTCCATGATTTATGTCAATGCTCTTTATTAACCACGAAGGCACGAAGACACCAAGTTTCACAACAAGTTAATTTTAAGAATCTTTTTATATTTCTTTGTGTCCTAGTGCCATTGTGGTTTAAATAGTGCTAAACCGCATTTTCCATTACATCTTCCTCACATCCGGAAAGGTCACGTCGGCGGACATGCCGGCGCGTAGCCTTCCCAAAGAATTATCCAAACGCACCTTCACTCCAAACACCAGATTAACCCTCTCCTCGACCGATTGAATATTGCGCGGGGTAAACTCCGCCTTACGGTTTATTTGTTCCACATAACCATGAAAGGTCTCCTTCGGAAAAGAGTCCACCCTTACTTCCACCTTTGCGTTTTCTTTCATGTAGCCCAGGTAATTTTCCGGTACATAAACCCTTACCCAAAGCCTATCGGGCAGGATTAAGGTAACCGCGGTCTGATTAGCCCCTAGCAAATCTCCTGGGAATAAGTCACAAACTTCCACGAGAGCATCCATCGGGGCACGGATGGTCATTTCCTTGAGTTGGGTTTCGACTTCCTCAAGGGCAGAGAGCGATTGCTCTAATGCCGCTTTGGCCTGGGTCAAATCCGCCTGGGCCTGGGCAATCTCCT contains the following coding sequences:
- a CDS encoding cbb3-type cytochrome c oxidase subunit I — encoded protein: MANHTIAETIYVPYLEKKGLLSWLLSTDHKRIGIMYLVSISTFFLIAGVAALLMRLELISPGKTIVDAHTYNVLFTFHGTVMVFFFIVPGLAASFGNFLIPLMIGAPDVAFPKLNLGSYWLYLLGTAILLISLLKPADTGWTFYTPYSIQTGTDVVLLTTGIFVLGFSSILTGLNFIVTIHKLRAPGMTWHRLNLFIWASYATAILQLLATPVVGITLLLLIMERVFGIGFFDPAKGGDPILFQNFFWFYSHPAVYIMIIPAFGVISEVLPVFSRKPIFGYKAIAYSSLAIALISFLVWAHHMFVSGISEVAATIFSFLTFLVAIPTAIKVFNWTATLYKGSIDLKTPMLYALALIFLFTIGGLTGV
- the coxB gene encoding cytochrome c oxidase subunit II, which produces MNWLPEVASNFAGKVDTVIWFITIISVFFFILITVGLVYFAIKYRRRSEDDETPYITGNHFLETLWTVIPSILVIIIFVYGFVIFREMRTPPEDAVEVNVVGKQWLWQFQYENGKTTINELYVQLDRPVRMIMRSDDVLHSFFVPAFRVKQDLVGGMYTQLWFTPTKVGIFDMFCAEYCGTGHSAMLAKVYVMSPEAYDRWERGEEADGVGAVASLPPAEQGEKLYKERGCNACHSIDGTKLVGPSWKGLFGHEVTLQDGSTVTADENYIREAILEPGAQIVQGYQPVMPSFKGILSDQEISALIAYIKTLK
- a CDS encoding SCO family protein, with translation MLKFFSLLKDVVITLSVLVSCSYAFAITNTADLKEVGVDEKLAEPLPLDLTFYDEEGKQVRLGDFFNEGKPVILALVYYSCPRVCSFILDGVKNSINDLSSLSLGNDFKIIAVSFNPDDTPALAKEKAVSYYHGLRNDHFPKGNWHFLTGDEENIRQLTQSVGFKYKKDGEEFAHPMAITVLTPDGKISRYLYGVQFEPKDLKLALIEASNGEIGSSKLVNKVILFCYEFDPVGKKYALKALNVVKAGGVVTLLSLTVFLAYMWKREKK
- a CDS encoding ABC transporter permease, producing MSIKSRFRGFKGILYKEVLQLMRDPIALFFAFFPPLIQVIVFGFAINTDIKHIPAVFYNQDQRRQSREFLDQMRNTQYIDFVAEVHSEKELANALTGGGKYVGIKIPPDFSENLAHGKPTNVLVLIDGSDNTIAAQALNVTSNLALRNSLEELLRESGKGIKDMPLDTRPKILYNPDLRSQDFFVPGVIGVALQLSTIILTAFSVVRERERGTLEQLMVTPLSEFGLLLGKIIPYTVLGFLMACFLFLIMSVVFKVDVAGNVFLLLALTLVFIFTNLSIGLLISSRAKTQTEAIQIAVATLLPSIFLSGYIFPRFTMPDIFYALSFLIPTTYYMNILRGIILRAAGAVDLGIDIIVLSGMGLLLFLLAVKRFKKQIS
- a CDS encoding ABC transporter ATP-binding protein encodes the protein METPIKVKNLSKKFGSFTAVNSVTLDVKKGNIFGLLGPNGSGKSTLIRMLCGILVPTSGTANILGFDIVKEPEGIKSHIGYMSQRFSLYEDLSVEENINFYGQLYGVKGKEFRRRRDELFSLTHIEPYLKRRAGLLSGGWKQRLALVCAMLHEPELIFLDEPTAGIDPVARRELWDLLFDLSGQGITLFVTTHYMDEAERCSHVGYIYSGNLIVVGAPDELKELPEVNPAGYKRLEVNCEPATVGLRRINQLTGVRDATIFGQAIHLLVEDSFKEEELYRVLEREGLKHIEIRSILPSLEDVFVTLTKLKSGSSNNNVH